The following nucleotide sequence is from Achromobacter spanius.
CGATACGACGGCCAATCCGTCCAGATCCAGACCCGTGCGCACACCCATGGATTCAAACAGACTGACCAGGTCTTCCGTCGCCACATTGCCGGTATGTCCACCGCCATATTTGACCTTGGCCGGATGGCCGCCCACGCCGCCAATGGCGCAATCAAACCAGCGCACGCCGGCGTCCAGGGCGGCCACGTAATTCACCAGACCCGTTGCGCGGGTGTCATGAAAATGGGCCACCAACGTGAGCTGCGGCAGTTCGCGTTGCAACGCGCCGTACAGCTCGCGCACCGCTTGCGGCGTGGCCATGCCGGTGGTGTCGCCCAAGGTGACGATGTCCACACCCAGCGCCGCATAGCGCTCGGCGTCGCGCAGCACGCTATCTGCCGATACCGCACCCTCGAAGGGGCAACCAAACGCCACCGAAATCGTGCCTATCATGCGGAAACGGCCCCGGCCCAGGCTGGCCATGTCGGCGATGATGCCCCATTGATCAGCGCGGCTGCGCTTCAGATTGCGCTCGGAGTGCGACTCGCTGGCCGAGACCAGCAGGCTGATCTCATTGGCGCCGTGGCCTTGTTCCAGATCGGCCAGCGCCCGCTGCACGGCGCGCGCATTGGCGCAGGTCGCCTTGTACCAGACGCCGTCCCGACGCGGCAGCGCCGCCAGCATGTCGCTCGCATCGGCAAACTGCGGCACCACCTTGGGATTGGAATACGAGGTGGCCTCTACCCGCTCAAAACCCAGCGCCGCAAACGCGTCGACCAATTCAATCTTGATCTCGGTCGCAATGAAATCCGGCTCATGCTGCAAGCCATCGCGGGCAAAACATTCGCACAGCACCACGTCGCGCGTCATGCTTTTTCCTCGAGGCCAAACAGGCGGATCGCGTGAGCGCGCAACTTGATCTTCTGCACCTTGGAGCTACCCGTCATGCCTATGTTCTCGAAGGTATCGACGATTTCCATATAGCGCGGCACCTTGAAATTGGCGCAACGGCTTTTGCACCAGGCAATCAGTTCGGAAGGCTCGGCCTGCTGGTCTTCGCGCAACAGCACAAAGGCGGCCGGCACTTCGCCCAGACGGGCATCGGGCACCCCCACCACCTGGGCCATGCGTACGGCTGGATGACCATGCAAGACCTCTTCAACCTCGGCTGGCGCCACGTTCTCGCCACCGACCCGGAACATATCCTTCAGCCGGCCCACCATGCGCAAACGCCCTTCGGCATTCATTTCGCCCAGGTCGCCGGTGCTAAGCCAGCCATCCTCGCTTAACGCGCGTGCGGTGGCCTCGGGCATCTTGTAGTAGCCCTTCATCACACTCCAGCCACGGGCCTGGATTTCGCCCTGCCCGCCCGGCGCGACCACCGCGCCGGTCGCCGGATCGACCAGGCGGATTTCCATGCCGGGATGCGGCAAGGCCCACCCGTGGGCGCGCAATGAAAATTCATCGTTCCAGGCCGACATGACGATATTGGGCGAGGCTTCGGACTGCCCATAGGCATTGCACACCGACGGCACGCCCATCACATCGCGAATCTTCTGCATCACCTCGGGGCCTGCCGCGGCCCAACCGCCACGCAAATGAATCCGCTGACGGTCAAAATCGGGATGGCCCATCAGCATCAAGAAGATGGTGTCGTTGCCGGAGGTCAGCGTGCAGCGCTCTTCATCCAAAATACGCAAGGTCTCGCCCACGTCGAAATTCGGCAAGGTCAGCAGACAGCACCCCGTTACCAGACTGACCAAAATGGACAGCGTGGTGCCTGCCACATGGAAATAAGGCCGGATACTGAAATAGCGGTCTTCCGGCTGCACGCCCATGCGCTGCGCCACGGCTGCGGCATTGCCCAGCATATTGGCGTGGCTGAGCATCACACCCTTGGGGAACGAAGTCGTGCCCGAGGTGTATTGGATCAAAAGCACATCATCACTGCTGACGGCGTGCATGGCTGCATCAAAGCCGGCCATATCGGCACGATCCGCGCCTTCGGTAAAGTCCGCCCACGAGGTCGTGCCCGGCAGGCTGCGTTCACCCAGCACCACCACCTTGCCCAAGACCGGCAGCGCCGCGCCAGGCAGACGCTGAGCCAGGGCCGGCTCTACCCGTTGCAGCAGATCCAGAAAGTCTATGCCCAGAAAAGTGTCAGCCGTCAGCAGGAGCTTGACGTCAGCCTGTTGCAGGCAGAAGGCCAGCTCTTCCGTCTTGAACCGGGTATTGACCGGAACCGTCACCGCGCCGATCAAGGCGCAGGCGTAGAACAGTTGCAGCCAGTCGCCACCATTGCCTAGAAAGATGCCCACATGGTCGCCACGGCGCACGCCGACCGCATACAAAGCCCGCGCGCGTAGCCGGGCGCCGGCGGCCAGTTCATTCCAGTTCAAACGTTCCCCCGGTGCGACAAAGGCCTCTTCAGGGCCGCGTGCCGCCACCGTCTGCGCCAAACAGGCAGCCAGAGTCATCGCCTTCATGCCTGCGGCTCCTTGCCAAAGCCGGCGATGGCGCCTTGCCAATCCGTGCCGCGCAGGTTTTCTTCGATCGCCAACAGTTCGATGGCCATGGCGCCTTCGCGCGTGGTGGCCAGGCCTTGATCGATGCTGCGCTTGGTCAAACGCATCGTCAAAGGCTGGGCACGGGCCATGGCGGCCGCCATGGATTGCGCCTCCTGGCGTAGCGCATCGGGCGCATACACATGGTTGACCAGTCCGATCTCGCACGCTTCGGCGGCGTCGAAGCGGCGGCCGGTAAACAACAGCTCTTTGGCCTTGCGAGCCCCAGCAATACGCGGCAGACGCTGCGTTGCGCCGACTGTGCCCCAACCCACTTCGGGATAGCAGAATACCGCCTCGGTGGAGGCCAGCACGAAGTCGCAGGCGCCAGCGATCTCGCAACCCGAACCAAAGGCCGGACCATGCACCACCGCCACCACGGGTTGCGGCAGGCGCTCAATGGCGGCATAGGCGGCAAAGCCCTGAACCCGGCGCGCCGTCAGCTCCTGATGGTTCATGGTTTTGCGTTCCTTGAGATCGGCGCCAGCGCAAAAGGCGGGGCCGCTGCCCGTGATCAGCGCCACGTGCACGCCAGGGTCGGCAGCAATCGCCTCCATGACCTGCACCAACTCCGCGCACATCTGCGAACTAAGCGCGTTACGGCTATCGGGCCGGTTCAACGTCACCGTGGCAACACGGTCCTGCACCTCAAACAGAATCGTGTGATAAGTCCGGGTCATGCCTGCTCCTGAATGTTCGGTTCTTGTCACCGCATGAAGCCGCGGCCGTGGATCGACTATATGCCTTTTAGTTGATTTAATCCACTATTTATTCGCACGCTGTTACGTTGACATTCAGCTTGGCGGCCACGTCGTCGAGGGCGCGCTGTGTATCGCTCGCCAAGCCCGGGCATGGCGGAACGTTCGCTGGGTCAGCCGGTCATTTCGCGTTCGCGCGCACGACGTTGCAATCGAGTTCCAGCACGATTTTTCCCGTCCCTTTTTCAGTCACCTTGGACGCCAACTGCAGGTCTTTAGGGTTGCCGCGATCTTTGCAGGCTTCGTATGCGTAGCCTTCCGCCAAAGCGAGATTTGCCCCAGGATCGGAACCGTGTCCGTGCATCCATCTACCGAAGGGATCCTTCCTGGAGACCTGGTAGGTCGTAGCACCAGAAGATGCGACTGCCTGAGGCTGGCCCTTCTTTCTCTTGGCGCGCTCCGCGTCGCAGTCCAGTTCCACGAGCACCTTTCCCGTGGCCTTTTCCGTCACTTTCGCCGCACGGTTCCAAAGTTTGGGGTTGCCGCGATCCAGGCAAGCGCGTTGCGCGGCTGCTTCAGCAGCGTAAAGCTCCGTACCCGGTTGATTCGCCGCAGGGCCCTTCCACACGCCTGCGGGATCCTGCCAGGTGGCGATGTATTGGGCTGCAACCGGACCCGTCAACATCATCCCCATGATGCCCGCCCCGCATAGCCATCTCTTCATGACGATCCCCTCGGTTCTTTTTTTCGAACGAATAGGGTAGTCGCGGAAGCGGTCTAAGTAACTCCACCGAAAAGGGCAATCCCTCCGGTAATGCCACCACCTTCACCTACACCGAGCGATTGCGCCGAGTCCATCAGGTGTTTGAGGACGCGATGTGCCAGGGTTTAAGGCTTGCGGACAATGGCGGCGCTTAAGACGTGTTCGCCGGGCGCTTACCATTCAGCAACGCTGACACAAGCGAAACGCGGCCGCGATACGCAAGCGCGGCGGAGTCTGCCCTCGTTCATCCAACACTGGCCATGTGCTCAAGAATCAATGCGCTCCCCGTTCACACGAATCACTGGCCTGCGCTTCTCGTCGAAGCCGCACAACCTATCGATTTCCTTTGGGAACTGTGTGTACGGCACGTTGTACTGAATGAATGCCTCGACGCTGTCCGGAAATGCGTCGATGAGCAGCCAGCCCAGCCAGAGCGGAATGGTGAGGGGGGCTTTGAACATTCCATAGGGCTTCGCCAAACGGCGTCGCAGGCCTGCATACCAGTCTCGGTAGGGTTGTTGGGTCTCTCGCCAGCGGCTTCCTCGTGGTGGCAGCGGCGCGGGCTTGGGCAGGCCTTCTGGACCACGTTCCATGAAGACTTGCAAATAGGACCAAAGGCTCTTGGCCGAACGGTCGCCGTCAAACAAGCCGAGATTGCCGCATGCCGCACAGATTTCTGTCGGTGGGTCCATGCTGTAGTCCACGCCCAAAAGGTACAGCGGGTGCCGGCTGGCGTAGCCGCTTGCAGACACAATGGGAACGTACCCTGCCACGGCTTCGAGCTGGTCCCAATCGAGTACGTGCAGACGCTTCTGGCGCGGGTAGATGAAGTAGAGTTTGCGGGTGCGTCGGTGGATGCGAATATACGCACCGCGATTTCGATGGGCACCACTTGCGAAGTAGAAAATGGAGATCATTGCAGGCAGTACAGGAATGTAGAGTGCAATCTCCACGAAGCTCCTCAATGTCACTTGCTCTATACCTTCAACAAAAAGAATAAGCGCACATGCTCCGAGCGAGACAACGACTGACAATCCAAGGGCTCCAGCGGCCCCAAGTTGAGTGAAATTCGCAAAGGTTTCGAGTTCAACAGCCTGACTGTTTACCCTACGCACGCCATCCGGTTGAGGACTTTCTCCCGTGGGCCGATTTCGATACAGAGGCGTTCCACCAAAGCGCAATCTGTTTGGCAGACGCTTGATCACATTGTCTGTCCTATCCACGGCGGTACTTCATGGCTCGATGCGCTCCCCGTTGACACGAATGACCGGCTTGCGCTTCTCGTCAAAGCCGCACAACCTATCGATTTCCTTTGGAAACTGTGTGTACGGCACGTTGTACTGGATGAAGGCCTCGACGCTGTCCGGAAATGCATTGATGAGCAGCCAGCCTAGCCAGAGCGGAATGGTGAGGGGGGCTTTGAACATTCCATAGGGCTTCGCCAGCCGGCGTCGCAGGCCTGCATACCAGTCTCGATAGGGTTGTTGGGTCTCTTGCCAGCGGCTTCCTCGTGGTGGCAGCGGCGCGGGCTTGGGCAGGCCTTCTGGGCCTCGTTCCATGAAGACTTGCAAATAGGACCAGAGGGCCTTGGCCGAACGGTCGCCGTCAAACAGTCCAAGATTGCCGCATGCCGCACAGATTTCTGTCGGCGGGTCCATGCTGTAGTCCACGCCAAAAAGGTACAGCGGGTGCCGACTGGCGTAGCCACTTGCAGACACAATGGGAACGTATCCTGCCAAGGCTTCGAGTTGGCCCCAATCGAGTACGTGAAGACGCTTCTGGCGCGGGTAGATGAAGTACAGCTTGCGGGTGCCTCGGTGAATGCGAATAAAGGCTCCGCGGCTTTTGTAAGCACCGCCAGCTATGTAAAAAATGACGGCCATACCAGTTGATACCGGCAGTCCAGTGAGCATAGCCAAGACTGTATCAGTCTCAATGGTCGTGGGGCCGAGGGCTAATACGCACGATACAAAGACAATGACAAAAATGAGGATTGACATGCCAATGTACCCAGCTGCTCCGCTTTGCGTGAAGTTGTAATAAGTGTCAAGTTCGACACATTCGTCGTTGACACGTCGCACCCCATCGGGTTGAGGCGGTTCTCCCGTGGGTCGATCTCGATATAGAGGCGTTCCACCAAAGCGCAAGCTGTTTGGCAGACGTTTAGCCGCGGACATTATTTGGTGCTCCAACGGGTTCTAGCTTGGCTGAATCAATCGGATTCGTGAACCAGCCACTTGATGTGAACACCAACGGCGTCGGCGCGTCCGGGTGTAGCAATGCCAACCCGGGTTGTTGGTCCGGATCTGGAAAGTACAGATACTCCAATGCGACTTCCGTATCCTCATGCATTTGAATCACCCAGCCACATTCTCTACCGGTGCCGCCTAACGGAGTCGTAAGCACCCCTGTCAAGTAGACATCGGTTGATAGACGATCGGAGCAAGGGTTAGCCGGGGCATGAATTGCACCGGCGGGAGGCCACCCAGCGATTCATGCGGGCGGTACTGGTTGTAATCGACCAGCCATTGATCGGTAATCGTCTGGACCTGCTCAAGGTTGGCGAACAGGTGCGCGTCGAGCACCTCGGTTCGATAAGTTCGATTGAAGCGCTCAATGAAAGCGTTCTGATTTGGCTTGCCCGGCTGGATATAGCGGATCGCGATGCCCTTTGCGCTAGCCCATTGGGTGAACGCCTCTGAGATCATCTCCGGACCGTTATCCAGGCGTATTGCGTCAGGCGGCCCATAGCAGTCGATCAAACGGCTCAATACCCGAATGAGGCGTGCAGACGGGATGGACACGCCTACCTCGATGGCCAAGCACTCCCGGTTCGCCTCGTCGATCACGTTCAGAGTGCGAAACCGCCGGCCGCAGTAGAGAG
It contains:
- a CDS encoding hydroxymethylglutaryl-CoA lyase; protein product: MTRDVVLCECFARDGLQHEPDFIATEIKIELVDAFAALGFERVEATSYSNPKVVPQFADASDMLAALPRRDGVWYKATCANARAVQRALADLEQGHGANEISLLVSASESHSERNLKRSRADQWGIIADMASLGRGRFRMIGTISVAFGCPFEGAVSADSVLRDAERYAALGVDIVTLGDTTGMATPQAVRELYGALQRELPQLTLVAHFHDTRATGLVNYVAALDAGVRWFDCAIGGVGGHPAKVKYGGGHTGNVATEDLVSLFESMGVRTGLDLDGLAVVSQRCREVLGRDLHSRVADSGFHPLIKAGA
- a CDS encoding AMP-binding protein translates to MKAMTLAACLAQTVAARGPEEAFVAPGERLNWNELAAGARLRARALYAVGVRRGDHVGIFLGNGGDWLQLFYACALIGAVTVPVNTRFKTEELAFCLQQADVKLLLTADTFLGIDFLDLLQRVEPALAQRLPGAALPVLGKVVVLGERSLPGTTSWADFTEGADRADMAGFDAAMHAVSSDDVLLIQYTSGTTSFPKGVMLSHANMLGNAAAVAQRMGVQPEDRYFSIRPYFHVAGTTLSILVSLVTGCCLLTLPNFDVGETLRILDEERCTLTSGNDTIFLMLMGHPDFDRQRIHLRGGWAAAGPEVMQKIRDVMGVPSVCNAYGQSEASPNIVMSAWNDEFSLRAHGWALPHPGMEIRLVDPATGAVVAPGGQGEIQARGWSVMKGYYKMPEATARALSEDGWLSTGDLGEMNAEGRLRMVGRLKDMFRVGGENVAPAEVEEVLHGHPAVRMAQVVGVPDARLGEVPAAFVLLREDQQAEPSELIAWCKSRCANFKVPRYMEIVDTFENIGMTGSSKVQKIKLRAHAIRLFGLEEKA
- a CDS encoding enoyl-CoA hydratase/isomerase family protein; the encoded protein is MTRTYHTILFEVQDRVATVTLNRPDSRNALSSQMCAELVQVMEAIAADPGVHVALITGSGPAFCAGADLKERKTMNHQELTARRVQGFAAYAAIERLPQPVVAVVHGPAFGSGCEIAGACDFVLASTEAVFCYPEVGWGTVGATQRLPRIAGARKAKELLFTGRRFDAAEACEIGLVNHVYAPDALRQEAQSMAAAMARAQPLTMRLTKRSIDQGLATTREGAMAIELLAIEENLRGTDWQGAIAGFGKEPQA
- a CDS encoding DUF6708 domain-containing protein, which gives rise to MIKRLPNRLRFGGTPLYRNRPTGESPQPDGVRRVNSQAVELETFANFTQLGAAGALGLSVVVSLGACALILFVEGIEQVTLRSFVEIALYIPVLPAMISIFYFASGAHRNRGAYIRIHRRTRKLYFIYPRQKRLHVLDWDQLEAVAGYVPIVSASGYASRHPLYLLGVDYSMDPPTEICAACGNLGLFDGDRSAKSLWSYLQVFMERGPEGLPKPAPLPPRGSRWRETQQPYRDWYAGLRRRLAKPYGMFKAPLTIPLWLGWLLIDAFPDSVEAFIQYNVPYTQFPKEIDRLCGFDEKRRPVIRVNGERIDS
- a CDS encoding DUF6708 domain-containing protein, yielding MSILIFVIVFVSCVLALGPTTIETDTVLAMLTGLPVSTGMAVIFYIAGGAYKSRGAFIRIHRGTRKLYFIYPRQKRLHVLDWGQLEALAGYVPIVSASGYASRHPLYLFGVDYSMDPPTEICAACGNLGLFDGDRSAKALWSYLQVFMERGPEGLPKPAPLPPRGSRWQETQQPYRDWYAGLRRRLAKPYGMFKAPLTIPLWLGWLLINAFPDSVEAFIQYNVPYTQFPKEIDRLCGFDEKRKPVIRVNGERIEP